A stretch of DNA from uncultured Pseudodesulfovibrio sp.:
CGTAAACCAGGGCCGGATGGTGGAACGCGACGGTAGACTCGAAAAGAACCTCAGCAGCCCTCTCGGGCAACCCTATGTTCAGTTCTCCGGAATCCGCTCCGCGCTCCAGCAGATGCAACAACTGCTCGTGCAGGCTGTCCAGGTGCCGGCGGACAAAGGGCTTGCGCGCTTCCACCGCCATATTGAACGACCGGTAGAGTTCCGGATCCCGTGTGACCTTGTTCCGTTTTTGACGGTGATACGCCATAAACCATTCGAGGATTGCCAACCGCGAAGGGCCTTCAGTCCGGGCAACTCTCTCCAGCGCTTCATCCATCTCGATCAACCACCGCTCTGAGATGGCGTCGAGAATAGCCTCCTTGTTCGGGAAATGGTTGTACAGGGCTGCATGGCTCACCCCCAGTTCCCTGGCGACATCCACAAGCCGGAATCTATCCAGACCGACACGCCGAATAGTGTCCTTGGCGATTTCCAAGGTCTTTTCGACCATTTCCTCCGAACTCAATCCTGTCTTTGGCATTTTGCCGCCCTCTTCCTCTATTCTCCTGCAAACCCAAGCCGCCCAAAATCCCGTCACAGAGAAAATCATATTACATTTTGAAAAAATGTAATTAACCAAGAACAGGTTGTCAAACCGCTCCGCTCAATGGCTTCCAAAATTGTCCCCTTGTGGTTGACGCACCGATAATTACAACTTATATTAAATGTAATTTGTAATTAATAAAAACAGTATTCAAAAAAATTCATTGTGGAGCAGGGATCTGCAAACCCCGCACAAAGGAGAAAGGCATGATTACCAAGACCAGGACAGCTATCGTCACCGGCGGTTCGCGCGGAATCGGAAGGGCTATCTCGATTCGCCTAGCGAAAGACGGGTACGCCGTGGTGGTGAACTACATTGGCAACAAGGAACAGGCGGACCGGACGGTCGCTGACATCAAAGGCTTGGGCGGTAACGCTCTGGCCATCCAGGGAGATGTCGGCAACGTCGAGGATAT
This window harbors:
- a CDS encoding TetR/AcrR family transcriptional regulator, encoding MVNYIFSKCNMIFSVTGFWAAWVCRRIEEEGGKMPKTGLSSEEMVEKTLEIAKDTIRRVGLDRFRLVDVARELGVSHAALYNHFPNKEAILDAISERWLIEMDEALERVARTEGPSRLAILEWFMAYHRQKRNKVTRDPELYRSFNMAVEARKPFVRRHLDSLHEQLLHLLERGADSGELNIGLPERAAEVLFESTVAFHHPALVYEHKDEDRELLLQKVVSAVLAGLAVAH